A window of Grus americana isolate bGruAme1 chromosome 21, bGruAme1.mat, whole genome shotgun sequence contains these coding sequences:
- the IGSF21 gene encoding immunoglobulin superfamily member 21, translating into MRTMSPLPLSLLLWDLLDLALAYLTVSIEPLPPVVVGDAVTLKCNFKTDGKMREIVWYRVTDGGTIKQKIFTFDAMFSTNFSHMENYRKREDLVYQSTVRLPEVRISDNGPYECHVGIYDRATREKVVLASGNIFLNVMAPPTSISVLAADTPAPFSRYQAQNFTLVCVVSGGKPAPLVYFKRDGEPIEATPLPEPPAGAGSWAPRNLLHRDLDDTKVPKSLAAEGEVGGGRLPATADPPRGLAAERGPVTETIPETVVSREFPRWVHVAEPIYYFRHTHAPVSDGTVEARATLTWTLNPQIDNEALFSCEVKHPALSMPMQSEVTLVAPKGPKITMTPTRARVGDTVRILVQGFQNEVFPEPLFTWTRVGSRLLDGSAEHDGKELVLERVPAELNGSMYRCTAQNPLGSTDTHTRLIVFENPNIPRGTEDSNGSLTGHRGFRLVLALTLTVILELT; encoded by the exons CCTACCTGACGGTCAGCATCGAGCCGCTGCCACCCGTGGTGGTGGGAGATGCCGTCACCCTGAAATGCAACTTCAAGACGGATGGGAAGATGCGGGAAATTGTCTGGTACCGG gtCACCGATGGCGGCACCATCAAGCAGAAGATCTTCACCTTCGATGCCATGTTCTCCACCAATTTCTCGCACATGGAGAATTATCGGAAGAGGGAGGATCTGGTCTACCAGTCCACCGTGCG CCTCCCCGAGGTTCGCATTTCGGACAACGGTCCCTACGAGTGTCACGTGGGGATTTATGACCGAGCTACGCGGGAGAAAGTGGTCCTGGCCTCTGGGAACATATTCCTCAACGTGATGG CCCCTCCGACGTCCATCTCGGTGCTCGCTGCTGACACGCCAGCACCCTTCAGCCGCTACCAGGCGCAGAACTTCACCCTGGTGTGTGTGGTCTCTGGTGGCAAGCCCGCCCCGCTG GTCTACTTCAAGCGGGACGGGGAGCCCATTGAGGCCACCCCGCTGCCGGAGCCGCCGGCCGGCGCTGGGAGCTGGGCACCCCGTAACCTCCTTCACCGCGACCTGGATGACACCAAGGTGCCAAAATCGCTGGCGGCTGAAGGGGAGGTGGGAGGCGGGCGACTCCCGGCCACGGCGGACCCCCCACGGGGGCTGGCGGCCGAGCGCGGTCCCGTCACCGAAACCATCCCCGAAACAGTGGTGAGCCGGGAATTCCCACGATGGGTGCACGTGGCTGAGCCCATCTATTATTTCCGCCACACACACGCACCCGTCAGCGACGGGACGGTGGAGGCGCGGGCCACCCTCACCTGGACCCTGAACCCCCAAATCGACAACGAGGCGCTCTTCAGCTGCGAGGTGAAGCACCCGGCGCTCTCCATGCCCATGCAGTCCGAGGTGACGCTTG TTGCTCCCAAGGGCCCGAAGATCACGATGACCCCGACGAGAGCCCGCGTTGGAGACACCGTGCGGATCTTGGTGCAGGGCTTCCAG aATGAAGTCTTCCCCGAGCCCCTCTTCACCTGGACACGGGTGGGGAGTCGACTCCTCGACGGCAGCGCCGAGCACGATGGCAaggagctggtgctggagcgGGTGCCGGCTGAGCTCAACGGCTCCATGTACCGCTGCACTGCCCAGAACCCCCTGGGTTCCACCGACACCCACACCCGGCTCATCGTTTTTG AAAACCCAAATATTCCCAGAGGAACAGAGGACTCCAATG GTTCACTTACCGGCCACCGCGGCTTCAGACTGGTTTTGGCGCTCACCCTAACAGTGATCCTGGAGCTAACGTGA
- the KLHDC7A gene encoding kelch domain-containing protein 7A: MPQRATLPWQSDMQLAGKLVLSATALLLLTLAYRFYKSRSLARGKIPPADTGGEQRENAARDGDGNGDGAAGLRRRRVLGGEVRRDGGEGQGSGRAGAPGTRRTPPRGDRSRPRGEEEDGEEMDSDLGMIGGRVRMAGRGSELGSEMGSKSGRETGIELGSEPGNKPGSNEPGSNLASKPGSESGSERGSKLGSEPGSNLASKPGSESGSKPRSYDPRDAAKPLGSRGEEGTLAPSAGLSPGIANARMADDMCTQGKEQNLAITDMTQEAKEHGGMIQTLSVTSDLGLTMTASNTGSDASYSFSSVAKIRVEENYITERQVKDRAGQPVPGLKGKVYDYYVQSISQSVSKKRSPPYIPLRTSRCRSLEGVNEELKGFAAQELDPTLAMWGSTTSSIVPQPTGSLEISTEPPSPGRKDSILQIADSPRLQLPMEGFGVTMPAGTPPASPRPELVASTNIFHMPPPTHLDLGNCYEVLCMAKAQKLGHLQEAAYKVMSDNYLQVLRTPSIYGRLNAGERELILQQRMKGKMYVAVADVNMKEPGLHTSRLCYYDDEGDCWRHLCHVPPEVVSQGCAMCSMFNYLFVVAGCEGMGQAQRPSNRVFCYDPLTNIWKEICPLNEARPRCKLVALDGHLYAIGGECLHTVECYDPRQDRWTFTAPLPHDTFAVAHTATVCDGEIYVTGGTLRYMLLRYTARSNSWRVSPAGGGKDRTAEMVSANGFIYRFDFHRSMGISVYRCSAKAKLWYECATYSIPNPSSFQCAMVGSLVHCVGRHFHIRFLADHISPRFGTKELQPFPSPRGSLLPAVLVLPEVGMVQTQV, encoded by the exons ATGCCCCAGCGGGCAACCCTGCCCTGGCAGTCCGACATGCAGCTGGCCGGCAAGCTGGTCCTCTCCGCCACCgctctgctcctcctgacgTTGGCGTACAGGTTTTATAAGTCCCGCTCGCTTGCCAGGGGCAAAATCCCACCGGCTGATACGGGAGGAGAACAGAGGGAAAACGCTGCccgggatggggatgggaacgGGGACGGTGCGGCGGGTCTGCGGCGGAGGAGGGTGTTGGGTGGGGAGGTGAGGagggatggtggggagggacagGGAAGCGGCCGAGCCGGCGCCCCTGGGACACGGCGCACGCCTCCCCGGGGGGATCGAAGTCGGCCaagaggtgaggaggaggatggagaggagatgGATTCTGACCTGGGGATGATTGGTGGGAGAGTGAGGATGGCTGGGAGGGGAAGCGAGCTGGGAAGTGAAATGGGAAGTAAGTCGGGAAGGGAGACAGGAATTGAGCTGGGAAGTGAGCCAGGAAACAAACCAGGAAGCAA TGAGCCGGGAAGTAATCTGGCAAGCAAGCCAGGAAGCGAGTCAGGAAGCGAGCGAGGAAGCAAGCTAGGAAGTGAGCCGGGAAGTAATCTGGCAAGCAAGCCAGGAAGCGAGTCAGGAAGCAAGCCAAGGTCTTATGACCCCAGGGACGCGGCCAAACCACTGGGCAGCCGCGGGGAGGAGGGCACGCTTGCCCCAAGCGCCGGGCTTTCCCCCGGGATTGCTAATGCCCGGATGGCAGATGACATGTGCACCCAAGGCAAGGAGCAGAATCTGGCCATCACAGACATGACCCAGGAGGCCAAGGAGCATGGGGGGATGATCCAAACCCTCAGCGTCACCTCAGACCTGGGGCTAACGATGACAGCGAGCAACACGGGATCAGATGCCTCCTACTCTTTCTCCTCAGTCGCAAAGATCCGAGTGGAGGAGAACTACATCACCGAGCGGCAGGTGAAGGACAGAGCTGGGCAGCCAGTCCCCGGCCTCAAAGGCAAAGTCTACGACTACTATGTCCAGTCCATCTCCCAGTCAGTGTCGAAGAAGAGGTCTCCTCCTTACATCCCTCTGAGAACATCCCGGTGCCGTAGCTTGGAGGGGGTCAATGAAGAGCTGAAGGGCTTTGCAGCCCAGGAGCTGGACCCAACTTTGGCAATGTGGGGTTCCACCACCTCCTCCATAGTCCCACAACCTACAGGGAGCTTGGAGATCTCCACTGAGCCGCCATCTCCTGGCCGCAAGGACAGCATCCTCCAGATTGCCGACAGTCCCCGCCTCCAGCTGCCCATGGAGGGTTTTGGGGTCACGATGCCGGCCGGCACACCACCGGCAAGCCCTCGTCCAGAGCTGGTGGCCAGCACCAACATCTTCCACATGCCACCACCCACCCACCTGGACCTGGGGAACTGCTACGAGGTCCTCTGCATGGCCAAAGCACAGAAGCTTGGACACCTCCAGGAGGCTGCCTACAAGGTGATGAGTGACAACTACCTGCAGGTCCTGAGGACACCCTCCATCTACGGCCGCCTCAACGCTGGCGAGCGGGAACTCATCCTGCAGCAGAGGATGAAGGGGAAGATGTATGTGGCCGTGGCAGATGTCAACATGAAGGAGCCTGGCCTCCACACCAGCCGCCTCTGCTACTACGATGATGAAGGAGACTGCTGGCGTCACCTCTGCCATGTGCCACCGGAGGTGGTCTCCCAGGGGTGCGCCATGTGCAGCATGTTCAACTACCTCTTCGTGGTGGCTGGCTGTGAGGGCATGGGCCAGGCACAGAGACCTTCCAACCGTGTCTTCTGCTATGACCCCCTGACTAACATCTGGAAGGAGATCTGCCCCCTGAATGAAGCACGGCCGCGCTGCAAGCTTGTGGCCTTGGATGGCCACCTCTATGCCATTGGCGGCGAATGCCTCCACACGGTGGAGTGCTACGACCCCCGGCAGGACCGCTGGACCTTCACTGCACCCCTGCCCCATGACACCTTTGCCGTGGCCCATACGGCCACAGTGTGCGATGGGGAGATCTATGTGACAGGGGGCACCTTGCGCTACATGCTGCTGCGTTACACCGCCCGCTCGAACAGCTGGAGGGTCAGCCCGGCTGGTGGTGGCAAAGACAGGACGGCCGAGATGGTGAGTGCCAACGGCTTCATCTACCGCTTTGACTTCCACCGCAGCATGGGCATCAGCGTCTACCGCTGCAGTGCCAAGGCCAAGCTATGGTATGAGTGTGCCACCTACTCCATACCCAACCCATCCAGCTTCCAGTGCGCCATggtgggcagcctggtccacTGTGTTGGTCGGCACTTCCACATACGCTTCTTGGCTGACCACATCTCACCTCGCTTCGGGAccaaggagctgcagcccttcccaTCACCACGTGGCAGTCTCCTCCCGGCCGTCCTGGTGCTGCCAGAGGTAGGGATGGTGCAAACGCAGGTTTGA